In a genomic window of Mycobacteriales bacterium:
- a CDS encoding SDR family NAD(P)-dependent oxidoreductase, translating to MSSPSTTPPVAVVTGASSGIGAASARRLAADGFHVVLAARRRDRLDTLAKEIGGTALTLDVTDQASVDEFADAVPECRVLINNAGGAKGLDPIENANPDDWAWMYDVNVLGTLRVTKAMLPALVRSGAGHVVVMSSTAGRIVYEGGAGYTAAKHGATALAETLRLELSGKPVRVSEIAPGMVRTDEFGLVRFGGDAEKAASVYAGVREPLTAEDIADCVGWVVTRPPHVDIDLLVVKPLAQAAQHKVHREP from the coding sequence ATGAGCTCTCCCTCAACCACTCCTCCGGTCGCCGTCGTCACGGGCGCGAGCAGCGGCATCGGCGCGGCGAGCGCCCGCCGCCTCGCCGCCGACGGATTCCACGTCGTCCTCGCGGCCCGCCGGCGCGACCGGCTCGACACGCTGGCGAAGGAGATCGGCGGTACGGCGCTGACCCTCGACGTCACCGACCAGGCCTCGGTGGACGAGTTTGCCGACGCCGTGCCGGAGTGCCGCGTGCTGATCAACAACGCCGGTGGCGCCAAGGGCCTCGACCCCATCGAGAACGCCAATCCCGACGACTGGGCCTGGATGTACGACGTCAACGTGCTGGGCACGCTGCGGGTGACCAAGGCCATGCTGCCCGCGCTGGTCCGCAGCGGGGCCGGCCACGTCGTCGTGATGAGCTCCACGGCCGGTCGGATCGTCTATGAAGGTGGCGCCGGCTACACCGCGGCCAAGCACGGGGCGACGGCCCTCGCCGAGACGCTGCGGCTCGAGCTGTCCGGCAAGCCGGTGCGGGTCAGCGAGATCGCGCCGGGCATGGTGCGCACCGACGAGTTCGGGCTGGTCCGCTTCGGCGGGGACGCCGAGAAGGCGGCCTCGGTCTACGCCGGCGTACGAGAGCCGCTGACCGCCGAGGACATCGCCGACTGCGTCGGCTGGGTCGTCACCCGTCCCCCGCACGTCGACATCGACCTGCTCGTGGTCAAGCCGCTCGCGCAGGCCGCCCAGCACAAGGTCCACCGCGAGCCCTGA